The Opitutaceae bacterium genome has a window encoding:
- a CDS encoding FtsX-like permease family protein — protein MNTLIAWRNLWRNSRRTLVILSAVAVGVWSMVFFSAFMRGMVEDMVQSNIVNLTGHLQVQAPGYFENPVIDYRIHETDPVSRALREILPAGSRWTSRVRSAAVIRSARHTGGITLVGIDPAREAGLSFIGTAPIEGSNLAGAPHGILIGKALADRLEARVGHRLVIDAQNATGEIESQAFTIVGVFRAQMEMTEKQFVFALRPTVQAMLAINGDVTEFSIVLPLAGEAENTARALRAELPESGFRILTWRELVPFIGVYLDSMNVYSLIWNLVVFIAMAFGLVNTILMAVFERIREFGLVRALGVTPGGIIRGVILETAMLLVVGLGFGIALGAASIALLSQTGIDFSAFAAGSEYFGVSRVIYPRDHLFDYALAGSMVVTLGLLVSLYPAIKAGRISPVDAMTRF, from the coding sequence ATGAATACCCTGATCGCTTGGCGCAATCTCTGGCGAAATTCCCGCCGCACCCTCGTCATCCTCTCCGCTGTCGCCGTTGGGGTGTGGTCGATGGTCTTCTTCAGTGCCTTCATGCGCGGCATGGTCGAAGACATGGTGCAGTCGAACATCGTGAATCTTACCGGTCACCTTCAGGTGCAGGCTCCCGGCTACTTCGAGAACCCCGTCATTGATTACAGGATACATGAAACGGACCCGGTCAGCCGCGCCCTGCGGGAGATCCTGCCGGCCGGAAGTCGCTGGACCAGCCGGGTCCGGTCGGCGGCCGTCATCCGCAGCGCGCGGCACACCGGCGGCATCACCCTCGTCGGGATCGATCCGGCCCGGGAAGCCGGCCTTTCCTTCATCGGCACCGCTCCGATCGAGGGTAGTAACCTCGCAGGGGCGCCCCATGGGATTCTGATCGGGAAGGCGCTCGCCGATCGCCTTGAGGCACGCGTCGGCCATCGACTGGTGATCGACGCCCAGAATGCGACCGGAGAAATCGAATCGCAGGCCTTCACCATCGTGGGCGTGTTTCGCGCCCAGATGGAGATGACCGAGAAGCAGTTCGTCTTTGCCCTGCGGCCGACCGTTCAGGCCATGCTCGCCATCAACGGCGACGTCACCGAGTTCAGTATTGTCCTGCCGCTGGCCGGAGAGGCGGAAAACACCGCCCGGGCCCTCAGGGCAGAGCTTCCGGAATCCGGGTTCCGGATTCTGACCTGGCGCGAGTTGGTTCCCTTCATCGGCGTCTATCTCGACAGTATGAATGTCTATTCCCTGATTTGGAACCTGGTTGTCTTCATCGCGATGGCTTTCGGCCTGGTCAATACCATCCTGATGGCGGTCTTTGAACGGATCCGGGAGTTTGGCCTTGTCCGGGCCCTCGGCGTGACTCCGGGTGGCATCATCCGGGGCGTCATTCTGGAGACCGCCATGCTTCTCGTTGTCGGACTGGGATTCGGCATCGCCCTGGGCGCCGCTTCGATCGCCCTGCTCAGCCAAACCGGCATCGATTTTTCCGCCTTCGCCGCCGGTTCGGAGTACTTCGGGGTTTCCCGCGTCATCTACCCCCGGGATCACCTCTTCGACTACGCCCTTGCCGGCTCAATGGTCGTCACCCTCGGCCTGCTGGTCAGCCTCTACCCCGCGATCAAGGCAGGCCGCATCTCCCCGGTCGACGCCATGACCCGGTTCTGA
- a CDS encoding FtsX-like permease family protein, translating to MRNDLQLAWRNLWRNRRRSMLSISAVVFASAILVFMLSLAANQYQLMIRASVNGGTGYLQILADDYRDDPQVWLVIPDPEAVIHSLDGNPRVRATTVRSEGFSLLAGKDHALGAMVIGIDPETESRVTTVADTVREGTFLKPEEFDRAVIGGLLARNLGIGAGDTVTLLGSARDGSIAAGDVVIQGLFETGQPEVDRSTLYVGRAFFDEVFRMEGAVHRILIRSDSLWWLAEPAREIEGKVSGLGTKEHPLVTLTWRELLPGLLEGIELDMLIGGVMYLILVLVVAFSILNTFIMAVYERTREFGVMMAIGTTPWRLVRVLMLESGLLTLAGVLTGIALGSIITLYFARVGIDFGEEAAAYMVQYGLPPRAYPELSPVTATLGPSVVLVVTLLAALLPVLKIRRLRPVEAIHTA from the coding sequence ATGAGGAACGATCTGCAGCTGGCCTGGAGGAACCTCTGGCGCAACCGGCGCCGGTCGATGCTCTCGATCAGCGCGGTGGTCTTTGCATCGGCCATTCTGGTCTTCATGCTCTCACTTGCAGCCAACCAGTACCAATTGATGATCCGCGCCTCGGTCAATGGCGGCACCGGTTACCTGCAGATTCTCGCCGACGACTACCGGGATGATCCGCAGGTCTGGCTGGTCATCCCCGACCCGGAAGCCGTCATCCACTCCCTGGACGGAAACCCGCGGGTGCGTGCCACGACGGTCCGTTCGGAAGGATTTTCCCTTCTCGCCGGCAAGGACCACGCCTTGGGTGCGATGGTCATCGGCATCGATCCCGAGACGGAGTCGAGGGTCACGACCGTGGCCGACACAGTCCGGGAGGGCACCTTCCTGAAACCTGAGGAATTCGATCGGGCCGTCATCGGTGGACTCCTCGCCCGCAATCTCGGCATCGGGGCCGGCGACACGGTCACTCTTCTCGGCTCGGCCCGCGATGGGTCGATTGCCGCCGGAGACGTCGTCATCCAAGGCCTGTTTGAAACCGGTCAGCCGGAGGTGGATCGATCCACCCTCTATGTCGGCCGTGCCTTCTTCGACGAAGTCTTTCGAATGGAGGGCGCAGTTCATCGTATCCTTATCCGGTCGGACAGTCTCTGGTGGCTGGCCGAACCGGCCCGGGAGATCGAGGGGAAAGTCTCCGGCCTCGGGACCAAAGAGCACCCTCTGGTCACCCTGACCTGGCGGGAGCTGTTGCCGGGACTGCTCGAGGGAATCGAGCTCGATATGCTGATCGGCGGTGTCATGTACCTGATCCTGGTTCTTGTCGTCGCTTTCAGCATCCTGAACACCTTCATCATGGCGGTCTACGAAAGGACCCGGGAGTTCGGCGTCATGATGGCGATCGGCACGACCCCGTGGCGCCTCGTCCGGGTGCTCATGCTCGAGTCCGGACTTCTCACCCTGGCCGGAGTCCTCACGGGTATCGCCCTCGGTTCAATCATCACCCTCTACTTCGCCCGGGTCGGCATCGATTTCGGAGAGGAAGCGGCCGCCTACATGGTCCAATACGGACTTCCCCCGCGAGCCTATCCCGAGCTCTCGCCCGTCACCGCCACCCTTGGACCCTCCGTGGTCCTGGTGGTCACCCTTCTCGCCGCCCTGCTCCCGGTCCTGAAGATCCGGCGCCTGCGCCCGGTCGAGGCCATCCACACCGCGTAA